A part of Leishmania panamensis strain MHOM/PA/94/PSC-1 chromosome 34 sequence genomic DNA contains:
- a CDS encoding hypothetical protein (TriTrypDB/GeneDB-style sysID: LpmP.34.0800), translated as MKQNHKPQRHRLIHLTTNMADFTAIERHTLHVLKETSNAIKMPTDQETDRPADILAQLSEKLKMNEPVRVSVQGDESGFQKYECTTPVGKYILALAASTDCSASAVQDQITELKCKLLVSFPERLANVVAQNRSAPFLFDAVLYWERLCDTVLLFYFAKGWHANNCEGVQIDTKHLLNILKVLIVSLLRRGKSDIMMRRLGMLPRYLFGGERFCERFAHLMEAAFEASKKPHFSLKSWRRIEVSSTWHHWNSLLFRLVEKRTEIKTAIISAVSMLVNSVPDDNSTSLASNIFNTVCVHQLSVAGPTRATARTIINDFLPTVAGAADVDNALTHREQECFSALFRKWENKEFVTSADLSLNVGLLHPIMYALLYMHKKKPAGNRFPDAFVGPLLTGVTIRLDSTRGSELRNSAMTVAAAYTALFVTSPDGVAPLLQDAHFSAALNEWMKEEPGTPHYAATMNTGMQMKDTPVSTVGLEMRVSTLMEMFPLDPDEEYHFFSMPSSHRAEKVIAAQCIHSPVSLIQLDSTEAPLPSFGQQKYAKDELYDHVPILTSIRECYNALVGVGRGPNAQLHEIQEATEGGLRGLSDAFSKLQQRIGSDLFNAVSKETGVLVPVLLPTLISLSIYSPEEQKQRLIQLRYKIIVDLIVLNPPLALNQLGEMVYRSNYGIYQRTELIKAIGEAASVLSQVEVVPEPVAATMAASEQIVVTKKCKQIYPPIPTHELPSDRKTSILVNEGKHTRRWGNAVVARQNRTRLKHYHNLLGDVATAFVAVFLHKLDADHFAFFQEVDPYTPCAILDSLTTVFQGITNVRHVAVELSEKNFDFFFTVCTRHPNLSVRKAAWTSVVEVMRTWCGVAPLWIRRKDGERVLNRDAVASSSLIFTKAWLSALEMLQHTCTEMVQKNDPCVRTALIAVSTLRDLVCDRDDFHSMLARVEEHALGE; from the coding sequence TGCCCTTGCTGCAAGCACTGATTGCAGCGCATCAGCCGTCCAGGACCAAATCACTGAACTTAAGTGCAAGCTGCTGGTTTCCTTTCCTGAGCGTCTGGCCAACGTGGTTGCTCAAAACCGAAGCGCCCCATTTCTCTTCGACGCCGTACTTTATTGGGAGCGCCTTTGTGACACCGTATTGCTCTTTTATTTCGCAAAAGGCTGGCACGCGAACAACTGCGAAGGAGTACAGATTGACACAAAACACTTATTAAATATTCTGAAAGTGCTAATTGTTTCGCTGCTCCGACGAGGGAAGAGTGATATCATGATGCGCCGTTTGGGAATGCTACCGAGGTACCTTTTTGGTGGCGAGCGCTTCTGCGAGCGGTTTGCTCACCTAATGGAAGCTGCTTTTGAAGCCAGCAAGAAACCACATTTTTCTCTCAAATCGTGGAGACGAATAGAAGTATCTAGCACTTGGCATCACTGGAATTCTCTGCTTTTTCGCTTAGTTGAGAAGCGGACAGAGATCAAAACAGCTATTATCAGCGCCGTTAGTATGCTGGTAAATAGTGTACCTGACGATAACTCAACCTCACTGGCCAGTAATATCTTTAACACAGTTTGTGTACATCAGCTGTCTGTTGCTGGGCCAACACGCGCAACCGCACGCACTATTATTAACGATTTTCTCCCTACTGTAGCAGGTGCTGCCGATGTAGATAATGCGCTTACGCATAGGGAACAAGAGTGCTTTAGCGCACTTTTTCGGAAGTGGGAAAACAAAGAGTTTGTTACCTCTGCCGATTTGAGTCTGAATGTCGGACTTCTGCATCCAATCATGTACGCACTTTTGTACatgcacaaaaaaaaacctGCCGGCAACAGATTTCCTGATGCATTTGTTGGGCCTCTTCTTACTGGCGTGACAATTCGCCTCGATAGCACACGCGGCTCCGAATTGCGAAACTCCGCCATGACCGTTGCTGCGGCATACACAGCGCTTTTTGTAACAAGCCCCGACGGCGTCGCCCCATTGCTGCAAGATGCCCacttctctgctgcgctcAACGAGTGGATGAAAGAGGAACCAGGCACCCCACACTACGCTGCAACCATGAACACCGGGATGCAGATGAAAGACACACCCGTGAGCACAGTAGGTTTAGAGATGCGAGTGTCTACACTAATGGAGATGTTTCCCTTGGATCCAGATGAGGAGTatcattttttttctatGCCAAGTTCGCACCGAGCGGAAAAAGTGATCGCAGCGCAGTGCATTCATTCGCCTGTCTCACTAATACAACTCGACTCGACAGAAGCCCCTCTTCCGTCTTTTGGCCAACAAAAATACGCGAAAGACGAATTGTACGATCACGTACCCATTCTCACCAGCATTCGTGAGTGCTACAATGCGTTGGTCGGTGTGGGGCGAGGCCCTAACGCGCAACTGCACGAAATCCAGGAAGCCACTGAAGGTGGTTTGCGGGGGCTTTCCGATGCATTCAGtaagctccagcagcggatTGGCTCTGATTTGTTCAATGCAGTAAGCAAGGAGACAGGTGTGCTTGTTCCTGTCCTGTTACCCACACTGATTTCACTGAGTATTTATTCTCCTGAGGAGCAAAAGCAACGTTTGATACAGCTGCGCTACAAGATTATCGTGGACCTCATTGTTTTGAATCCTCCTTTAGCGCTGAACCAGTTGGGCGAAATGGTGTACCGCAGCAATTACGGAATTTACCAACGAACAGAGCTCATAAAAGCAATTGGCGAAGCTGCTTCTGTGCTGTCACAAGTAGAGGTTGTACCAGAACCTGTCGCAGCCACTATGGCTGCAAGCGAGCAAATCGTAGTTACCAAGAAGTGCAAACAGATTTATCCACCAATTCCCACACACGAGTTGCCAAGTGACCGTAAAACGTCCATTCTTGTGAACGAGGGCAAGCACACACGTCGTTGGGGAAATGCGGTAGTGGCACGCCAAAATCGCACGCGGCTAAAACATTATCACAACTTACTTGGGGATGTTGCTACAGCGTTTGTGGCAGTCTTTTTGCATAAACTTGACGCTGATCATTTTGCTTTTTTCCAAGAAGTGGATCCGTATACGCCGTGTGCAATTCTTGACTCCCTCACAACTGTTTTTCAAGGCATTACAAATGTTCGGCACGTCGCTGTAGAGCTCTCTGAAAAGAACTTTGACTTCTTTTTCACTGTTTGCACACGCCACCCAAATCTCTCTGTTCGGAAAGCGGCATGGACTTCCGTGGTGGAAGTGATGCGTACGTGGTGTGGCGTAGCTCCTCTCTGGATTCGTCGGAAAGACGGTGAGCGGGTCTTGAACCGAGACGCTGTAGCCTCTAGCTCACTTATCTTTACAAAAGCATGGTTGAGTGCGCTGGAAATGTTGCAGCACACTTGCACGGAGATGGTGCAGAAGAATGATCCTTGTGTACGCACAGCCTTGATTGCAGTTTCGACTCTGCGCGATTTGGTGTGTGATAGAGATGATTTTCACTCTATGCTCGCTCGTGTAGAAGAGCATGCTTTAGGTGAGTAA
- a CDS encoding hypothetical protein (TriTrypDB/GeneDB-style sysID: LpmP.34.0810) produces the protein MMAAPATTSLDKVRAQLTALQNQNRISAEEAKRAAEQRQWEKLVKEQKEQEWVRAGIGLTHRKERDDSLTKLIQKEYSRLNKPNDAFRVGKEVVEGVAQRSFLLQERRFRDADEVLRKNGNSTDTQRYMILAFSSSPEQRIHLVEVLKRMQAQWAAECKRLTSACGPTQSSSNDNISGAVEVGSVTASQLAWLTVLEGLSEEDIHALWEAGILDAETLLSLFSDLSLEAPLPTESNVGVERTQNDDGQDTSDQYAPADLLLDEKIRYVQQLHCLQEITNTIRETELGDVPPIDLAPTIVKTRRRQFDNITEGELRQLEQYEESAVMNLSLKEPSPSAGASHAVKDEACNVGVPAVMLDRALFPSNRFLNAVAQKDAALRRSLERMERIKRETLLDPVFQEAVRFAHAVEEASVAPHLRGWSNSDGDDGKISSEKKCTPLRATRRIVSKHDKRVARSRQLRGPMALSPYSPEVIPYFYNDMRSIVPPRGAFNLPDPALTKAERAALRGRRRRARKGVRYSK, from the coding sequence ATGATGGCTGCGCCTGCCACAACGTCACTGGACAAGGTCCGCGCTCAATTAACCGCCCTGCAAAACCAGAATAGGATCTCTGCGGAGGAAGCAAAGCGAGCAgccgagcagcggcagtgggaAAAATTGGTGAAAGAACAAAAGGAACAAGAGTGGGTTCGGGCGGGAATCGGCCTAACTCACCGGAAAGAGCGAGACGACTCTCTCACAAAGCTCATCCAGAAAGAATATTCACGCCTCAACAAGCCGAATGATGCTTTTCGCGTCGGCAAAGAAGTTGTTGAAGGAGTTGCGCAGAGGTCTTTTCTGTTGCAAGAAAGACGATTCAGGGACGCCGATGAAGTTCTTCGCAAGAACGGAAATTCTACTGATACTCAGCGCTACATGATCCTAGCCTTTTCGTCTTCACCTGAGCAAAGGATTCACTTGGTGGAGGTACTGAAGCGCATGCAGGCACAATGGGCAGCAGAGTGCAAGAGGCTTACAAGCGCATGTGGACCCACACAAAGTTCTTCCAACGACAATATCAGCGGTGCAGTTGAGGTTGGCTCAGTTACGGCGTCGCAGCTGGCGTGGTTGACGGTGCTAGAGGGGCTATCAGAAGAGGACATTCATGCACTCTGGGAGGCCGGCATACTTGACGCTGAGACATTGTTGTCTTTGTTCTCTGACCTTTCGTTGGAAGCACCTTTGCCGACAGAAAGCAATGTTGGTGTAGAACGCACTCAAAACGATGACGGCCAAGACACTTCTGATCAATATGCGCCTGCTGATCTGCTTCTCGACGAGAAGATCAGGTATGTGCAGCAGCTACACTGCCTGCAAGAGATCACAAATACTATTCGGGAGACGGAGCTGGGTGATGTGCCTCCGATTGACCTGGCACCGACGATTGTGAAGACGAGACGGCGCCAATTTGATAACATCACAGAAGGAGAGCTTCGCCAGCTCGAGCAATACGAAGAGTCGGCAGTCATGAACCTGTCTCTGAAAGAGCCGTCCCCCTCTGCGGGCGCATCACATGCGGTGAAGGATGAAGCGTGCAATGTCGGTGTTCCTGCTGTGATGCTCGATCGTGCCCTTTTCCCATCCAATCGCTTTTTGAATGCAGTGGCGCAGAAGGAtgctgcactgcggcgctCTTTGGAGCGGATGGAACGAATCAAGCGAGAGACGCTGCTCGATCCGGTATTTCAAGAGGCAGTGCGCTTTGCGCACGCGGTAGAGGAAGCCTCTGTGGCACCCCATCTTCGTGGCTGGAGTAACAGCGACGGTGATGACGGTAAGATCAGCAGTGAGAAAAAGTGTACACCACTTAGGGCCACTCGCCGCATCGTATCAAAGCATGACAAGCGGGTGGCTCGCAGCCGCCAGCTGCGGGGCCCCATGGCGCTCTCACCGTACTCGCCAGAAGTGATACCGTATTTTTATAATGACATGCGGAGCATAGTGCCACCGCGTGGGGCGTTTAACCTGCCGGACCCAGCGCTGACGAAGGCCGAGCGTGCCGCATTGCGTGGCCGTCGGCGTCGTGCGCGAAAAGGTGTGCGCTACAGCAAATGA
- a CDS encoding hypothetical protein (TriTrypDB/GeneDB-style sysID: LpmP.34.0820): protein MFSSYKAPTKAQGDEYDDEQRLVAAVSEFKKVEASSQTMVDQLHQRLESPFKVTTKPCEASRAAVLQCYQQLQSSSAVTTSNAASSTSPAPPPSTRSDSKSTGTAPDEAWFSIPYQRCYEAALAYRQCVEDTLAKHLALVAAFEQRGCQQKVVHQAAAKAQEQPQ, encoded by the coding sequence ATGTTTTCGAGTTACAAGGCCCCCACAAAGGCGCAGGGTGACGAATACGACGACGAGCAGCGCCTTGTCGCTGCGGTATCGGAGTTCAAAAAGGTGGAGGCGTCAAGCCAAACGATGGTGGATCAACTGCACCAACGACTCGAATCTCCGTTCAAAGTAACAACGAAACCGTGTGAAGCGagccgcgcagcagtgctgcagtgTTATCAACAGCTACAGAGCTCCTCGGCTGTCACGACTAGCAATGCGGCATCGTCGACGTcgcccgcaccaccgccgagtacacgcagcgacagcaagaGCACCGGCACAGCCCCCGATGAAGCGTGGTTCTCAATTCCTTACCAACGGTGCTACGAAGCTGCGCTGGCGTATCGTCAGTGCGTGGAGGACACGTTAGCAAAGCACTTAGCCCTCGTCGCTGCCTTTGAGCAGCGTGGTTGCCAGCAGAAGGTAGTGCATCAAGCAGCCGCGAAGGCTCAGGAGCAGCCACAGTGA
- a CDS encoding hypothetical protein (TriTrypDB/GeneDB-style sysID: LpmP.34.0830) has product MAPKKNNAKKEMKRKELTEEDMLRLGMTPEDIKRILEERGKSCEDKQAQQAREEAQRREAEVRQRQQRDHQKQVDGTVAEETTARAALRYNEDQEWTQIESSELTPAKQKILRQVAVMVAQRRAEEAKRRQDEELAAYQAKLQSMSDVQRAAFLEEAKEKEKRRIEDTVALEEKLIERERRREARRKARKERLLNNQDADDLLSSDDDEPKDKGTKKKGKEEAIDELEFNLHEKYL; this is encoded by the coding sequence ATGGCGCCAAAGAAGAATAATGCCAAGAAGGAGATGAAGCGAAAGGAGCtgacggaggaggacatgCTCCGCCTCGGCATGACGCCGGAGGACATCAAGCGCATTCTAGAGGAGCGTGGCAAGTCGTGCGAGGACAAGCAAGCGCAGCAGGCCCGCGAGGAGGCCCAGCGTCGCGAGGCCGAGgtccgccagcgccagcagcgcgatCACCAGAAGCAGGTGGACGGCACGGTCGCTGAGGAAACCACAGCGAGGGCAGCGCTCCGATACAATGAGGACCAGGAGTGGACACAGATAGAGTCTAGTGAACTGACACCGGCTAAGCAGAAGATTTTGCGCCAAGTTGCCGTGATGGTGGCACAGCGCCGAGCTgaagaggcgaagcggcgcCAGGATGAGGAGCTCGCGGCGTACCaggcgaagctgcagagCATGTCAGACGTGCAGCGTGCTGCATTTTtggaagaggcgaaggagaaggagaagcgccgCATCGAGGATACCGTCGCGTTGGAAGAGAAGCTCATTGAgcgcgagcgccgccgcgaggCCCGCCGTAAGGCCCGCAAGGAACGCCTCCTGAACAACCAAGATGCTGACGACCTTCTCTccagcgatgacgacgagcCTAAGGACAAGGGcacaaaaaagaaaggcaagGAGGAAGCCATCGATGAGCTGGAGTTCAACCTACATGAAAAGTACCTGTGA